CGTTTCATTTTATTGACTCAAGGCGATATATGTTGTGTGGTCAGTATTTGTTGTTGCTTTGTAGACTGGGTGACTTCCAGAACAAGGTGGTcaagtgtcattttgttaaAACTTATCTAAGTAGCCTTCTCCTGTTCTTGGGCCATGAATGTTGACGTGGTGAATATCAAAGACGGTGTGAAGCACTTGGCTGTCCTAATACGTTTTCCATCAGTCTCATTGTTTATCTACTGTCTTGAAATAGCTCATGACCACCTCCTTGCGCCATCATCTTACAGTATGTATAACGCTGTTTCAGTGGTCGGTGACGAAGAGATTTGAACCAACTGACGAcgtgatatatatatatgtgtatGGCCAAACTGAACAGGCATGATAGATGTCTTTAGTCTTACCACTGAATGCCTGATCGGGAGTCCCAATTCCCGATTGACAAAAAGAAGGCAGAAAACTGGTGTCCCAATGCTTCAGTGCGATAaagatttgtttgatttttcatACTTTCTGGTACATGTATGCTTTCCTTGTTCTTGCAGGTAATTGTAGAAACGCGCGTTGTGTACACGAAGATCGTGGACGTGGACACAGTCGAACAGCACTTCAAGGCTGAGGTGTTCCTTCAAGCAAGATGGGAGGAGCCAGCACTCGATACGAGAACAAATGCCGTGAGTACTTTCAACCATCTCTCCGAATATCTACACTGACCGTCCCTCCACAAGACGAACACTTTGTTAACAAGTCTAGCAAGGATCCCCATACTGCTTTGAAGACTTTGAACTAACGCCACGATTGACCgttggaacaaaatttccagtTTTTTATACCCGGTTTTGTGTGCAGACGTACACCATATCTTGCTACGGTATATGCGGAACCGGatgaacaaaaaaagtcctCAAATGAGTACCGTTAGGCGAGATGACGCCAAAGGGCTTTCGTTCGGAAATTCGCCCATATACGCCACAAACGACCTCAGCAATAATATTTctattgtaattttccctcGACGGAAGTGTTTTATGACTTAATCTTGCTTATCTTAGGACTTAGCGAAAATCCACAGTCTGGACAACCTATGGGACCCTCGAGTGACCATCACCAATATCGTGGGTAGGCCTGACGATGATGACACGTGGATAGTGGTCACCCGGGAAGAATGCTACAACTACCCAGTCATCACTATGAGAAGACGGGTCAAGGGATTCTTCTCAGAAACTTTAGAACTCAAGGATTTCCCCTTAGATGTGCAGGTAAGAATCCCTATCATATGAATGTTCCCCTCCGATCGTGGCCAAGTTGTAATGAAGACAGGTCTAACTTTGACCTGTCTTTGAGCTCACCAATgggcattgaggccgtcccgcCAACCCTCTCTATTATTTGGTTCGGTCTAAGCTTTTACATTTGCTGTATATATACTCATATATGATCTGAGATTGAAACAATGTTCCCAACCATTGATATATGTCATATGTCAGAGATTCCATTCAAATACTGTACTCTAATTCGTAGATGCACTTCGTGTCGTTGTTCCTAGCTCTCGGAAATCTGCCTATTGCTTGTCGTTCTCCAAAGAGCATTGCTTCTCCTCTGTTGCTTGCAGAATTAAAGTCTCCTAAGGAataggcatgatgttttcataaTGCAACTTCCCTTCACAGGAACTGACACTGCAGATAGTATCCAAGAGATCGAACGATGAAGTCGAATTAATAGAAGACAGATACCGAATCTCGGCGGTCAATACGACGAACTTCCTCGACCAGGACGAGTGGACCTTATACAAACACGTTGAAAACGCGACAGGAGATATCCAGAGTGAATTCACCTCTTCAAAACATAAACATTCCACCATATTCTTTACGTGCTCTGTCCGGAGGAATCCTGGGTATTTTGGTTGGAACATCTTCCTTATTCTGGTGAGTGAACCGATCAGGTCTTTGAAAGCGTTCACATGAGTGGCTGCTGTAAATACTGCCGCCCAAAAGCCGGCATGGAATTCACACATGGTGAAGCTCATACCATACTTACGCATTATCCCACTGTGACATCGACTCCTTGGAGGAGTGCCTCAGCAAAGAATAGTTGAATCCTTGATACATTAAAACAGGTTCTCTGTAGTGTAGATGTAGTTCTCCACATCTTGAATTAAGGGATTCGGGTGTACAAGTATCTCATGAATTTGCGAAATATGCTTCTGTCATCTTCAAGGGAGAAGCTTGTCTTTTCAATGGGTTGTACTTGCATGGCTTACGCGTTGACTATTTACCCAGAATCAATAGTCATTCAATCAACAAGCATTGCATTACCAATCGAAAGATATGGAATATGTCAAACACCGATTGAAAGAacgaatttcattttcttttttcagttcTTGCTCGTATCGCTGATGTTCTGTTCATTCGCCATCGTGCCCACCAACCCCCAGAACAGACTTACAGTCACGCTAACCCTTTTATTGACCGTCGTCGCCTTCAAATTCATCGTCAACCAAGACCTGCCTGCGATTCCCTACCTAACGTATCTGGTAAGTCGAAAGTTGCATTTGAACGGCTGTCGATGATATCGTTGTCTGGTGAAATGGATTTGTGTAACACAGTTCGGAAACCGCGGGAGGCTTTTATTACCAACCAAGGCATTGCAATGTCGTGTTAGCAGTTAAATCATTGTCACGACATAGTAGTTTATGGTGAGGGGATATGTACCTCATTTTAGGTAGAAGAACATTTTCCAATTCGATCTATTTgtagaatgacaactttggGTCCTCTCAGATGTCTCAAAGCAATGAGATTCATAACGCTGCATGGGCTCCAAGGCAAATTGGACGAAATGACTGACAGTTTACAGTATAGTTCAATGTACATGGATAAGACAACTCATCCAATCTAACTTATTTCTTACAGGATATCTACATAGTGTCTTGCATAGTGTTGCTAGTTCTCCAAGCGATCCAGAACGCTTTCATCACAGCTTTCAATGGCGACCCAGACAAACAGGAGATTGTTGACAAATACACGCTCTACTTCCTGATAGCCTGCCATCTTACCTTCCATCTGGCGTTCTTCCTTTTCATCGCTATAGTGGTAAGTCCCCAACAGTGTTATGTTGCATGTGTTCTCGCCAAAACATGTGTGCCATCTATCCCTGTTGCAAACATGGCAGAATTCTGGTGTTGGTCAACGACGATATTCTCCTCAATATCACTATCAGCGCGCTTATTGCGAACAAAGCAATTTGATGTATAGAACAGGGTTGATTTTCATTCTATATCTGAATAAACTTGAAAGCAGTTACATCTCTATATGGATCCAGTTATTTGATCCCTTGAATTGACTCTGGCTTCAACTCTTTGTTTCAGGCGGTTAAAGCACGGACAGACTGTGAAGAAAAGGACCGAGAGTACAAGGTAAGAAGGGGTTGAAAGAGTAGTTTGGAAAGTTATCTGCTGATCTTTGGCTCTGTAGTTAAAAATACTGTGCCTTCGGGAAAGATCATCTGGCCATTGTGTACGGCGGTTAGTTGTGGAAGTTTGGCTGTCGTCTGTTTCTTAAGGCCACCCTTTAAACGCGAAGAAAAATAACCATTTGAGCAAATCAAGTTCCTCAAGTCAGGCCTACAGGATATTTTTCTTCTCTGAActcattttttaaaaacaaatcgTCTTTCTATTCTCAGGAAAGACGCATAGCCCACGACAAGAAACGGCAAGCGTTGAAACACCCAGCAGACGATGACATCTACGAAATGCCAGCGTAGAGCATGTCGTCTGCTCGGAAGGGAATCCCCTCTGCCTGTGAGATCTTACATCAATCTACAGGCCATTTCAGTCAACTCACATGTTCGGTGAAACGGATGTCAATACCGCACGATATGCTTGGTTGCGTCGGTGATATCACATGTGCGCGAAAAATGGATAAAAATAATCGACTTGCGTGATTGCAGTTATGGAGAATGAGTTTAGCGGGGCATTATCGATGGTGGAAACCGCACAGACTTAATGGGCTGTTGATTGATTGTGCCTTACTTTCCGTGGCGGTGTTGGTGTTGTGTCCTGGCTTTGATGAACAGAAAGTGATTAGCCTTTTGCTGTGATATGTTAGGATATAAGAAATGATCATGGCAAGATTTCAATTGCCGTGTTTTGTCAAGGTGTGGGTCTACCAATATCGGTATAGAACGAATCGTAGCCCAATGAACAGATGTTCTGGTTACAAGCTATTAGATTTTGGTCAGCAAGCTACATCAATGATGCTAGTCCCCTTGATCCAAAATATAATTGCACATCGACTCCCGTTCCAGGGGGCTTTCGTTTCTGTCACACCGACCGCATATTACATGTACTCTTAACACCAAAGCAATATTCAGAAATAAAGGTTATCTTCCAAAATCATAaattgcaactacatgtacatgtaatgtacactttACGACAGGAATTATAGTTATTAAGTCCGCCGGCATTGTACTTACTGATTAAAAGTCGAGCCATCAACAAGACGAACTACATTGCATCACCAAATCATCCAAAAGGACAGCGTTCGATACTAAAGAAGAAGAATACTTTCAACCAGACGAAGATGCATGAAAAATCTAATGCATTCTTTCGGTATCTTCAAAGCAGTACCGGAGATGGCATCCAACCGAACCCTTTCCGAGTGTGATGTTTTATTCAATTACAGATAGATTGTAATAAGAACAACTAattacattttcttgaaaatttgcTTCAGACGATTACAGAGCGAATGCTTGTTTATAAGGACTGGTGAACATCGATTCTCATTGTATTTACATCAAATGTAGCAAATTTTAACTTAACCAGCATGTTTTTAACTTTTCCCAGTAACTGTGACAGAACCTTCTTTCGCCATCCGACTCATATAATTGTGCGTCTGGATTAGAATATACCGAGCTGGCGAGGGAGGTGTTTTGGACTTCTGTGTCCGTGGTATTTCGGAATCTAAAGAGGTCGTCATCAAGTTACTATATGGTTTAGATTTGAGTATTATAACATTGTAAATACTTACAAAATGATGTAtataatcaatgtattttcgtACATGTATTAAATATTTATAGAAACTACTTATAGAAATTTTGCTTGTTActttctttcaaaatttgaacGCTTCTCCTATCAATAGTTATCACCAATCCTTGTTATATCTCATTTGGTTTTGGGTGTCGTAAACGACTGCCTACCAATTCCATTGCAAAATGCAAGCACAATACAAACAACGATCTCAAGTCTTCCTATCCAGTTGAGCTTAATACGCCTGTAtgatatcgaaatatcaaaagcCTTTCAGAAAGAGGTGTGTGGAATTCTTGTGTCCCCCATGTACATTCATTTTGTGGAAAATATCTTTGTGCGCATGAAAACTAGTGCCCTCAATCACTTGATCTATTATGATATACGTGTATGTTCATCCCAGTAAGAAATAACGCGTTCTACATTCAGTACTTTGCGATGGTACTGATAGTATATACTGAATAGACGTGCTCACAGAAAGTCTTCGCTTTTATTTTGGTGGTGATTTAATGGTACAACGTATATCATCAAATGAATGGTAGTATCAtgtactacaatgtacatgtagtcacagTTGGTGTCTGTTTTGGTTACGCCTGTCGATAATGATAACACGTCAGAAAATTGCTCGACTTGGCCTTTCTTATGCTCTTTAggcaatctacatgtatatgcctcaTTATccttggtttaaggaattgacatAGCACTTGCGGTCCATGGCTCTCTTTTCCGGAAAGCTGGTGGAAGACCGAAAAATATTTCCTTAGTCTCTTATTGGTCGTCATCAGGCCTGCTCCTTCCAGTCCTTTGTCCGCACGATCGGTTTAGTCTGATTGGTCATCATCCGACTTAACACTTCAATCGGTTTATCCGGAAAACTTTCAGAAGACCTCAGTGCATGATCATTtatgaccggtacccattttcATTTGAGTGGAGTAAGGCACGTGAGACAAATAGACCTGTCTGGAGTTTCTGGCGAGGTTCGAACCAGTGAACTCTTAACTGTTAGctgagagtccaagccactagaCCTCAGCGGATCCTAAAATCCAACTTAAGCTGTTTTATATGTTCGCTACGGTAATCATCTTGTCTGAGGAGTTCCTAGAACCAAGTTACCTCGATGACATGTATCATCAGCGCGTCAAAGAAAGATTGCAGGAAAGATGCTTTATAGTAAAAAGTCGAAGCCACATCTGGGCCTACTAGATTTCCTTTAGGACATACTACGCTGAATGTTGTTGTTCATACTGCGTAAAGGATAATCATAAATTTCCCATCAATACAAATCATGGCGCGTATAAACATATGGACAACGTTGAATAGCTTCGTCCAAGTGTACCTGAGAGATAATCCATGATATTGGTGACGTCTGCTCGATTTGTTTGGATTCCCGCAGTTACCAGGACAGACATGACGGCGTTGCTAAGAACCGTTGTTTTGAGTAACCAAGCTTTGACATTCGCATAGAAAGTCATGATATTTGCATTGTGAGAGGTGACTATTCTTTCATGAAACTCTGGACAATTTATTACTGGGACAAATATCGCACAAAAGCTTtaattatataggcctacattgtgaTATATGCCGAATTTACATATGTTTATCACAAGTGTTATTCGCATGAAATTCGCGAGGCGATCTGCTCTGAAGGACAAACATAAAGAACTAAAGCCGTGTTTGGGATATGCCAACTGCTGTGTCGAATGTGCTAAACACACCAGTGATACTCTCGTCTGGGAGCCTGAAACCCTGAATAAATCCGCTATGGGGACGTTTACTTCCCCCAGGTCCAACCTCCAGCCTATCGAGATGGACTTGCTGGCCAGTGTCGAGTCG
This is a stretch of genomic DNA from Lineus longissimus chromosome 2, tnLinLong1.2, whole genome shotgun sequence. It encodes these proteins:
- the LOC135503392 gene encoding cys-loop ligand-gated ion channel-like isoform X1 — translated: MSRQHNPKVSFEPGVSMAAMPDGTLEMPNGIEGDQDAAMKKQKKKLDKTWVKDTEETILQILKVLSKKVQMNTEMLQRLTGMGDYPMVMIDATDQAVGERVLQKDWIKRSDKLKQDINLDDRIHNYYRHNVIVETRVVYTKIVDVDTVEQHFKAEVFLQARWEEPALDTRTNADLAKIHSLDNLWDPRVTITNIVGRPDDDDTWIVVTREECYNYPVITMRRRVKGFFSETLELKDFPLDVQELTLQIVSKRSNDEVELIEDRYRISAVNTTNFLDQDEWTLYKHVENATGDIQSEFTSSKHKHSTIFFTCSVRRNPGYFGWNIFLILFLLVSLMFCSFAIVPTNPQNRLTVTLTLLLTVVAFKFIVNQDLPAIPYLTYLDIYIVSCIVLLVLQAIQNAFITAFNGDPDKQEIVDKYTLYFLIACHLTFHLAFFLFIAIVAVKARTDCEEKDREYKERRIAHDKKRQALKHPADDDIYEMPA
- the LOC135503392 gene encoding cys-loop ligand-gated ion channel-like isoform X2; this encodes MSRQHNPKVSFEPGVSMAAMPDGTLEMPNGIEGDQDAAMKKQKKKLDKTWVKDTEETILQILKVLSKKVQMNTEMLQRLTGMGDYPMVMIDATDQAVGERVLQKDWIKRSDKVIVETRVVYTKIVDVDTVEQHFKAEVFLQARWEEPALDTRTNADLAKIHSLDNLWDPRVTITNIVGRPDDDDTWIVVTREECYNYPVITMRRRVKGFFSETLELKDFPLDVQELTLQIVSKRSNDEVELIEDRYRISAVNTTNFLDQDEWTLYKHVENATGDIQSEFTSSKHKHSTIFFTCSVRRNPGYFGWNIFLILFLLVSLMFCSFAIVPTNPQNRLTVTLTLLLTVVAFKFIVNQDLPAIPYLTYLDIYIVSCIVLLVLQAIQNAFITAFNGDPDKQEIVDKYTLYFLIACHLTFHLAFFLFIAIVAVKARTDCEEKDREYKERRIAHDKKRQALKHPADDDIYEMPA